One genomic window of Angustibacter sp. Root456 includes the following:
- a CDS encoding methyl-accepting chemotaxis protein codes for MFGVRTGVRSGDDGVLRSAEALVAVLEHLPSVVLLTDRDGQILYRNAAATAMAQRTAAAHGERALDQLRAVLRRLLSESMSYPASELVHVGSGEAAVYVEVTVAQTPDGYAVGWQDVTAKVRSLGENRSLADDLAGAASSLTGLGESLTLAASETSAQADALSAGSSQMAQSVAEISGRVHTAAARTTTAVESARAASDNMTALAQSSDEIGTITAMIRGVAEQTRLLALNATIEAARAGEFGKGFAVVAGEVKELAARTADATGKITEMIERTQGQASEASAAITGVVELIADVADQQALIASAVEEQNATTREMSTWIGNVAQSVQDSAAAAQTVQDAAAAISEQAERLRRRVLEAGDASVVTREYL; via the coding sequence ATGTTCGGTGTGCGCACAGGTGTGCGGTCAGGTGACGACGGTGTGCTGCGCTCGGCGGAGGCGCTCGTTGCGGTGCTGGAGCACCTGCCGTCGGTGGTGCTGCTGACCGATCGCGACGGGCAGATCCTCTACCGCAACGCGGCGGCCACGGCGATGGCGCAGCGCACGGCTGCGGCGCATGGCGAGCGGGCGCTCGACCAGCTGCGCGCGGTGCTGCGCCGACTGCTCAGCGAGTCGATGTCGTACCCCGCCAGCGAGCTGGTGCACGTCGGCAGCGGCGAGGCGGCCGTGTACGTCGAGGTCACTGTCGCGCAGACGCCCGACGGGTACGCCGTCGGCTGGCAGGACGTCACCGCGAAGGTTCGCTCGCTGGGCGAGAACCGTTCGCTGGCCGACGACCTGGCCGGCGCGGCGTCGTCGCTCACTGGCCTCGGCGAGTCGTTGACGCTGGCGGCCAGCGAGACGTCGGCACAGGCTGACGCGTTGTCGGCCGGGTCGTCGCAGATGGCGCAGAGCGTGGCCGAGATCTCCGGGCGCGTGCACACCGCGGCCGCGCGCACGACGACGGCTGTCGAGTCCGCGCGCGCGGCGAGCGACAACATGACGGCGCTCGCGCAGTCGAGCGACGAGATCGGCACGATCACCGCGATGATCCGCGGGGTGGCCGAGCAGACCCGGCTGCTCGCCCTCAACGCGACCATCGAGGCAGCGCGAGCCGGCGAGTTCGGCAAGGGCTTCGCAGTGGTGGCGGGCGAGGTCAAGGAGCTCGCGGCGCGCACCGCCGATGCGACCGGCAAGATCACCGAGATGATCGAGCGGACGCAGGGGCAGGCCAGCGAGGCGTCCGCAGCGATCACCGGGGTCGTCGAGCTCATCGCGGACGTCGCCGACCAGCAGGCGCTCATCGCCAGCGCGGTGGAGGAGCAGAACGCCACCACCCGCGAGATGTCGACGTGGATCGGCAACGTCGCGCAGTCGGTGCAGGACTCGGCTGCCGCGGCGCAGACCGTGCAGGACGCCGCCGCGGCGATCAGCGAGCAGGCCGAGCGGCTGCGGCGGCGGGTGCTCGAGGCTGGCGACGCGAGCGTCGTCACGCGCGAGTACCTCTGA